CCTGCTCCTCCTCCGGCGGCTGTAGCGATGGCAGTCGTAGGCATAGTGGCCTTTCTCACCACACTCATAGCATCTGTCGTTGGGGTCAAAGGGGCGCCGTGCAGGAGGCCTGTCGTAACGGGAGCGACGGGGCATGCCCGTCGACACTTCCACTCGAACCCTGGAGCCACAGATGATCCTGCAAGACACAGCTCTCGTTAGtcactgcttttctgcctgACTCCCATTTCAGAGGAGCTGATACAGCTGTCAGCTGCAGGCCAACGAAGTCAGGTGCTGCTGACAGAACAGCCAAGGGGTCTCGGCACACACGTACTTCCCATCGAGGCCGAGCACAGCATCTTCAGCATCCCTCGGGTCTTCAAACTCCACGAAGGCGAACCCCGGCGGGTTCCTGGCGATCCACACGGTTCTCAGCGGCCCATAGTAGCTGAAGGCTCTCTCCAGCTCGCCTTTGCCCGCGCCCGTGCCCAGGTTCCCCACGTACACCTTGGTCTCTGCAG
The Meleagris gallopavo isolate NT-WF06-2002-E0010 breed Aviagen turkey brand Nicholas breeding stock unplaced genomic scaffold, Turkey_5.1 ChrUn_random_7180001855454, whole genome shotgun sequence genome window above contains:
- the LOC104915840 gene encoding serine/arginine-rich splicing factor 7, which gives rise to MAAFPAETKVYVGNLGTGAGKGELERAFSYYGPLRTVWIARNPPGFAFVEFEDPRDAEDAVLGLDGKIICGSRVRVEVSTGMPRRSRYDRPPARRPFDPNDRCYECGEKGHYAYDCHRYSRRRR